A part of Liolophura sinensis isolate JHLJ2023 chromosome 1, CUHK_Ljap_v2, whole genome shotgun sequence genomic DNA contains:
- the LOC135475121 gene encoding monocyte to macrophage differentiation factor 2-like isoform X1, which produces MKHLSSYICSIFEACSVLKCCAQNRLMNNRARPGQAYCPTDVEHIANVITHGLWILPSVAGIMWMVYLARSELEFLSAVIYGLSLVLLFSVSTTFHAISYSGKCGSLKNFFHIGDRAVIYIFIASSYTPWLTLKDMGSWGCQFLCLVWLLAAIGIAYQYTFHEQYKWLETLFYLVIAISPSVAIVTMKESSGLVEMTAGGMVYMAGVIFFKCDGLIPFAHAIWHCFVIVGALFQYYAVCTYLLGQANTESTKLSSLADSRVLEEL; this is translated from the exons ATGAAGCATTTATCTTCCTACATCTGTTCTATATTTGAAGCGTGTTCTGTGTTAAAATGCTGTGCGCAAAACAG GTTAATGAACAACAGAGCAAGGCCTGGCCAAGCCTACTGTCCTACTGATGTGGAGCATATAGCTAATGTCATAACACATGGG CTATGGATCCTGCCAAGTGTTGCAGGCATCATGTGGATGGTTTACCTGGCCAGATCTGAACTGGAATTTCTCAGTGCTGTCATATATGGGCTTTCCCTTGTACTACTCTTCTCTGTTTCCACCACATTTCATGCCATCTCTTACTCAGGAAAATGTGG GTCCTTAAAAAATTTCTTCCACATAGGAGATCGAGCtgtgatatacatatttattgcTTCATCATACACTCCATG GTTGACTCTAAAAGATATGGGGTCATGGGGATGTCAATTTCTCTGCCTTGTCTGGTTGCTGGCTGCTATAGGGATTGCCTACCAGTATACATTTCATGAACA GTACAAGTGGCTAGAGACATTATTTTACCTTGTGATAGCAATCAGCCCATCTGTGGCTATAGTAACAATG AAAGAGAGTTCAGGGCTTGTAGAGATGACTGCTGGTGGAATGGTTTATATGGCTGGTGTCATCTTCTTCAAATGTGATGGACTAATCCCTTTCGCACATGCGATTTGGCACTGCTTTGTGATTGTGGGTGCACTGTTCCAGTATTACGCTGTGTGCACATACCTTCTGGGCCAGGCAAACACAGAGAGCACAAAGCTAAGTTCATTGGCAGACAGTAGGGTACTGGAGGAACTTTAG
- the LOC135475121 gene encoding monocyte to macrophage differentiation factor 2-like isoform X2, with protein sequence MNNRARPGQAYCPTDVEHIANVITHGLWILPSVAGIMWMVYLARSELEFLSAVIYGLSLVLLFSVSTTFHAISYSGKCGSLKNFFHIGDRAVIYIFIASSYTPWLTLKDMGSWGCQFLCLVWLLAAIGIAYQYTFHEQYKWLETLFYLVIAISPSVAIVTMKESSGLVEMTAGGMVYMAGVIFFKCDGLIPFAHAIWHCFVIVGALFQYYAVCTYLLGQANTESTKLSSLADSRVLEEL encoded by the exons ATGAACAACAGAGCAAGGCCTGGCCAAGCCTACTGTCCTACTGATGTGGAGCATATAGCTAATGTCATAACACATGGG CTATGGATCCTGCCAAGTGTTGCAGGCATCATGTGGATGGTTTACCTGGCCAGATCTGAACTGGAATTTCTCAGTGCTGTCATATATGGGCTTTCCCTTGTACTACTCTTCTCTGTTTCCACCACATTTCATGCCATCTCTTACTCAGGAAAATGTGG GTCCTTAAAAAATTTCTTCCACATAGGAGATCGAGCtgtgatatacatatttattgcTTCATCATACACTCCATG GTTGACTCTAAAAGATATGGGGTCATGGGGATGTCAATTTCTCTGCCTTGTCTGGTTGCTGGCTGCTATAGGGATTGCCTACCAGTATACATTTCATGAACA GTACAAGTGGCTAGAGACATTATTTTACCTTGTGATAGCAATCAGCCCATCTGTGGCTATAGTAACAATG AAAGAGAGTTCAGGGCTTGTAGAGATGACTGCTGGTGGAATGGTTTATATGGCTGGTGTCATCTTCTTCAAATGTGATGGACTAATCCCTTTCGCACATGCGATTTGGCACTGCTTTGTGATTGTGGGTGCACTGTTCCAGTATTACGCTGTGTGCACATACCTTCTGGGCCAGGCAAACACAGAGAGCACAAAGCTAAGTTCATTGGCAGACAGTAGGGTACTGGAGGAACTTTAG